A genomic segment from Aegilops tauschii subsp. strangulata cultivar AL8/78 chromosome 1, Aet v6.0, whole genome shotgun sequence encodes:
- the LOC109780989 gene encoding uncharacterized protein produces MFELDGTIVPRCGAAELGQRLRLHGPRPPRWLLIRDNKSSVGRDSVIAIYSSSNPWTTSTRTKTSNTSSSQPPHKPKHHEDPSWPAPEAPWAVKTSSCMTTLSHLRPWRQTATQLLIHWCCCSPLVCHHEHTVGVAALLWFGCHRP; encoded by the exons ATGTTCGAGCTCGATGGAACAATAGTGCCTCGGTGTGGTGCAGCCGAGTTGGGCCAACGATTACGTCTCCATGGTCCTCGACCGCCTCGATGGCTTCTAATTCGG GACAACAAGTCATCTGTAGGGAGGGATTCTGTCATTGCTATATACTCTAGTTCCAATCCATGGACGACATCCACAAGGACCAAGACGTCGAACACCTCATCCAGCCAGCCCCCGCACAAG CCCAAGCACCATGAAGACCCGTCTTGGCCAGCACCAGAAGCGCCATGGGCAGTGAAGACCAGCAGCTGCATGACCACACTCAGCCATCTCCGGCCATGGCGACAGACTGCAACACAG CTGCTCATCCATTGGTGTTGCTGCTCTCCTCTTGTTTGTCATCATGAACACACCGTTGGTGTTGCTGCTCTCCTTTGGTTTGGCTGCCATCGGCCGTGA